One stretch of Clavibacter californiensis DNA includes these proteins:
- a CDS encoding DUF58 domain-containing protein produces the protein MALTGRTVALLLLGIAPLVALGDGSDAAYALLAGWILLVALLVATDLALAASPRAVALERSLPARIRLDETGESVLLVTNRGSRTLRGVVRDAWQPSAGASSTRDRVRIPAGERRAIRLTLTPTRRGERGTERVTIRSGGPLGLTARQATLLSPGAVRVLPPFRSRRHLPSRLARMRELDGRTALMVRGQGTEFDSLRDYVRGDDVRSIDWRATARRQDVVVRTWRPERDRRVVLVLDTGRTAAGRIRDETRLDTAFEASLLLAALATRSGDRVDMVAHDRRVRARVRAGSGGDVVSRMVDALAPVDPELLETDWTAVPALVRRIVSQRSLVVLLTAIDSRGSSRALLQVLPQLTRMHHVLVAAVVDPGLAERAADRSGRAAVYRAAAAERALLDVARVEAAVRRLGADVVTGAPADLPPALADRYIRLKATGRL, from the coding sequence ATGGCCCTGACCGGCCGCACGGTCGCGCTCCTCCTGCTGGGGATCGCGCCGCTCGTCGCGCTCGGCGACGGGTCGGACGCGGCCTACGCGCTCCTCGCGGGCTGGATCCTCCTGGTCGCCCTGCTCGTCGCGACCGACCTCGCGCTGGCCGCGAGCCCCCGGGCGGTCGCGCTCGAGCGGAGCCTGCCCGCCAGGATCCGCCTCGACGAGACCGGCGAGAGCGTGCTGCTCGTGACCAACCGCGGATCCCGGACGCTGCGCGGCGTGGTGCGCGACGCCTGGCAGCCGTCCGCGGGCGCGTCCTCCACGCGCGACCGGGTGCGGATCCCGGCCGGCGAGCGCCGCGCGATCCGCCTGACCCTCACGCCGACGCGCCGCGGCGAGCGCGGCACCGAGCGCGTCACCATCCGCTCGGGCGGCCCGCTCGGCCTCACCGCGCGCCAGGCGACGCTCCTCTCCCCCGGCGCCGTCCGCGTGCTCCCGCCGTTCCGCTCGCGCCGCCACCTGCCCTCGCGCCTCGCCCGCATGCGCGAGCTGGACGGCCGCACCGCCCTCATGGTGCGCGGCCAGGGCACCGAGTTCGACAGCCTGCGCGACTACGTGCGCGGCGACGACGTGCGCTCCATCGACTGGCGCGCGACCGCCCGCCGGCAGGACGTGGTCGTCCGCACCTGGCGGCCCGAGCGCGACAGGCGCGTGGTGCTGGTGCTGGACACGGGCCGCACGGCCGCGGGTCGGATCCGGGACGAGACCCGGCTCGACACCGCGTTCGAGGCGTCGCTGCTGCTCGCGGCGCTCGCCACGCGCTCGGGCGACCGGGTGGACATGGTGGCCCACGACCGCCGCGTCCGCGCGCGCGTGCGGGCGGGATCGGGCGGGGACGTCGTCTCGCGCATGGTCGACGCGCTCGCGCCCGTGGATCCCGAGCTGCTCGAGACGGACTGGACCGCGGTGCCCGCGCTCGTGCGCCGCATCGTCTCGCAGCGCTCGCTCGTGGTGCTGCTCACGGCCATCGACTCCCGCGGCAGCTCGCGCGCGCTGCTGCAGGTGCTGCCGCAGCTGACGCGGATGCACCACGTGCTGGTGGCCGCGGTCGTGGATCCCGGCCTCGCCGAGCGCGCAGCCGACCGCTCGGGCCGCGCCGCCGTCTACCGTGCTGCCGCGGCGGAGCGCGCGCTGCTCGACGTGGCGCGCGTGGAGGCGGCGGTGCGCCGGCTCGGCGCCGACGTCGTGACGGGCGCGCCCGCCGACCTGCCGCCCGCGCTGGCCGACCGCTACATCCGGCTGAAGGCGACCGGGCGGCTCTGA